The following are encoded together in the Buchnera aphidicola (Nippolachnus piri) genome:
- the leuA gene encoding 2-isopropylmalate synthase, producing the protein MNQKVIIFDTTLRDGEQALQASLSINKKIQIARALERLGVDIIEVGFPISSPGDYNSIKMIAKEIKDSKICSLARCLKGDIDIAAKAMKKSLNFRIHLFLGTSALHIQSKLKKSFSEIVEMMLNSIKYAKKYTNDIEFSCEDAGRTSLNNLCYIVEKAIQAGANTINIPDTVGYTIPTQFKNIIQTLFEKVPNIHKSIISVHCHNDLGMAVGNSISAIEAGARQIEGTINGLGERAGNTALEEIIMALEIHKNRLGVMTQIKHKEIYRTSKIISHLCNTPIAINKSIVGKNAFSHSSGIHQDGVLKNRENYEILNPIKIGVKNSQLNLTSRSGRAAIKYRMKEMGYLEHDYNLDILYIDFLKLADKKGQIFDYDLEALAFINQQQVKKEYFKLEYFHIESKLSGLATASIVLLCGTQINIQKSTTSNGPVDALYHALNKATLYSIILKKFHLEANGEGKDALGKVDIVVKYKTRNFHGIGLATDIIEASAQALINVFNDIWKSCQVGKQLGKLNK; encoded by the coding sequence ATGAATCAAAAAGTTATAATTTTTGATACGACTTTACGAGATGGAGAACAAGCATTACAAGCAAGTTTAAGTATCAATAAAAAAATACAAATTGCACGTGCTTTAGAGCGCTTAGGAGTTGACATTATTGAAGTTGGTTTTCCAATATCTTCTCCAGGAGATTATAATTCTATTAAAATGATTGCAAAAGAGATTAAAGATAGTAAAATTTGTAGTTTAGCTCGTTGTTTAAAAGGTGATATTGATATAGCAGCTAAAGCTATGAAAAAATCTTTAAATTTTAGGATACATTTGTTTTTAGGAACATCTGCATTACATATACAATCTAAATTAAAAAAAAGTTTTTCAGAAATTGTAGAGATGATGCTAAATTCTATCAAATATGCTAAAAAATATACAAATGATATAGAATTTTCTTGCGAAGATGCTGGACGTACTTCATTAAATAATTTATGTTATATTGTAGAAAAAGCAATTCAAGCTGGAGCAAATACTATTAATATTCCAGATACAGTAGGGTATACTATACCTACTCAGTTTAAAAATATTATTCAGACATTATTTGAAAAAGTTCCTAATATTCATAAATCTATCATTTCGGTACATTGTCATAATGATTTGGGTATGGCTGTTGGAAATTCTATTAGCGCAATTGAAGCGGGGGCTCGTCAAATTGAAGGTACAATTAATGGTTTAGGGGAAAGAGCTGGGAATACTGCTTTAGAAGAAATTATTATGGCATTAGAAATACATAAAAATAGATTAGGTGTAATGACTCAAATAAAACATAAAGAAATTTATAGAACTAGTAAAATAATTAGTCATTTATGTAATACTCCTATAGCTATTAATAAATCTATTGTAGGAAAAAATGCATTTTCACATTCTTCTGGAATTCATCAAGATGGTGTTTTAAAGAATAGAGAAAATTATGAAATTTTAAATCCGATTAAAATTGGTGTAAAAAATAGTCAATTAAATTTAACTTCTAGATCAGGTCGAGCAGCTATTAAATATCGTATGAAAGAAATGGGATATTTAGAACATGATTACAATTTAGATATTTTATATATTGATTTTTTAAAATTAGCAGATAAAAAAGGACAAATTTTTGATTATGATTTAGAAGCTTTAGCTTTTATTAATCAACAACAAGTTAAAAAAGAATATTTTAAATTAGAATATTTTCATATTGAATCTAAATTATCAGGTTTAGCCACGGCTTCAATTGTTTTATTATGTGGTACACAAATTAATATCCAAAAATCTACTACTTCTAATGGACCTGTAGATGCTTTATATCACGCTTTAAATAAAGCTACATTATATTCAATAATTTTAAAAAAGTTTCATTTAGAAGCTAATGGAGAAGGTAAAGACGCATTAGGTAAAGTAGATATTGTTGTAAAATATAAGACTCGTAATTTTCATGGAATTGGGTTAGCTACTGATATTATTGAAGCTTCAGCTCAAGCTTTGATTAATGTTTTTAATGATATTTGGAAATCTTGCCAAGTAGGTAAACAATTAGGAAAATTAAATAAATAA